Proteins encoded within one genomic window of Arachis ipaensis cultivar K30076 chromosome B08, Araip1.1, whole genome shotgun sequence:
- the LOC107611037 gene encoding uncharacterized protein LOC107611037, whose translation MACLKNAISEKKALMGDETVVLTKESSALVQKKLPPKMPDFKSFLIPCTIGTITFEKALCDLSSSINLMPLSMMRKLGIQEVQPTRISLEMVDKSLKRAYSMVEIVLVKVKNLYLPANFVRLDTGEDKDNSIILGRPFLAILKALIDVEKGELILRLWEDHILFKIPNPQSLSNKGGTTVQHLVFQPSL comes from the coding sequence ATGGCCTGTCTGAAAAATGCCATCTCTGAAAAGAAGGCATTGATGGGAGATGAGACTGTGGTACTGACCAAGGAATCTAGCGCCTTGGTCCAGAAGAAGCTACCTCCGAAGATGCCAGATTTCAAAAGCTTCCTCATTCCCTGTACTATAGGGACCATCACCTTTGAGAAGGCATTGTGCGACCTTAGCTCAAGCATTAATCTTATGCCTCTCTCTATGATGAGGAAGCTGGGGATCCAAGAGGTGCAGCCCACCAGGATCTCACTTGAGATGGTAGATAAGTCCTTGAAACGAGCATATAGTATGGTGGAAATCGTCCTTGTAAAGGTTAAAAACCTTTACCTCCCGGCGAACTTCGTGAGACTTGACACTGGAGAGGACAAGGACaactccatcatccttggaagacccttcctagctataTTGAAGGCCTTAATAGATGTGGAAAAAGGAGAGCTGATTCTAAGGCTATGGGAGGATCATATCCTGTTTAAGATCCCCAACCCTCAGTCTCTCTCTAACAAAGGAGGTACCACTGTACAACACTTAGTGTTTCAGCCATCTCTCTAA